One Tabrizicola piscis genomic region harbors:
- a CDS encoding plasmid mobilization protein, which translates to MKLNIRITEDEHAAFQAVAEASGLTVSEAVRHLVRQASDRLAIQADELDAIASARRELSAVGNNLNQIARLGAVGRLTWNARDAALVRKVGARVDDLVEEVVHLLSALRAKQGLGDQTSPFVVATDPSAEASK; encoded by the coding sequence GTGAAGCTGAACATCCGCATCACGGAAGACGAGCATGCAGCCTTTCAGGCGGTTGCCGAGGCAAGCGGTCTGACGGTTTCCGAGGCAGTCAGGCATCTGGTCAGACAGGCAAGCGATCGTCTGGCGATCCAGGCAGACGAGCTGGATGCCATCGCTTCGGCCAGGCGGGAGCTGTCGGCCGTCGGCAACAACCTCAACCAGATTGCCCGACTGGGGGCGGTCGGGCGTCTGACCTGGAATGCCCGTGATGCTGCCCTGGTGCGCAAGGTTGGAGCGCGGGTCGATGACCTTGTTGAAGAAGTCGTCCACCTTCTCTCGGCGCTTCGGGCCAAGCAGGGACTTGGTGATCAAACCTCTCCTTTCGTTGTAGCGACTGATCCCTCTGCCGAGGCATCGAAATGA
- a CDS encoding ParA family protein yields MQVITIVQTKGGSGKTTTAMLLASAALNLGRSVTLIDGDVNAQLGRWRDSFELATWESAQKPDWPESLAILSPPESVEGLLSLLEAEEARGVDLVVIDTRPGTHTDTEDFCLISDLVLIPARPVYAEWDMTHRAVLWMDDLRASIAEGERFPAVRVLVMDAGPKIIDAATREGGMAQLPKRDQDVLQEILRLDHLDVIVPHSRILEQLGYHGPLGPAARANAKAPGGRLVADAITRQLEVAELVLTGIDEVIPA; encoded by the coding sequence ATGCAAGTCATTACCATCGTGCAGACCAAGGGCGGCTCGGGCAAGACCACGACCGCCATGCTTCTCGCATCTGCAGCACTGAACCTCGGGCGCAGCGTCACCCTGATCGACGGTGATGTGAACGCTCAACTCGGCCGTTGGCGCGACAGTTTCGAACTGGCCACGTGGGAGAGTGCGCAAAAGCCCGACTGGCCGGAGAGCCTGGCGATCCTCTCGCCACCGGAAAGTGTTGAAGGGCTTCTGTCGCTCCTCGAGGCCGAGGAAGCGCGCGGCGTCGATCTCGTCGTGATCGACACCCGGCCTGGCACCCACACCGACACCGAGGACTTCTGCCTGATCTCCGATCTGGTGCTGATCCCAGCCCGCCCCGTCTACGCCGAATGGGACATGACCCATCGCGCCGTCCTCTGGATGGACGACCTCCGCGCCTCGATTGCCGAGGGCGAGCGGTTCCCGGCGGTTCGGGTCCTCGTCATGGACGCGGGGCCGAAGATCATCGACGCCGCAACCCGGGAAGGGGGAATGGCTCAACTGCCAAAGCGCGACCAGGACGTGCTGCAAGAGATCCTGCGTCTCGACCATCTCGACGTGATCGTTCCGCATTCGAGGATCCTCGAACAACTCGGCTATCACGGCCCCCTTGGACCGGCGGCCCGCGCCAACGCCAAAGCACCCGGCGGTCGGCTGGTGGCGGATGCCATCACACGCCAGCTTGAAGTTGCGGAACTTGTCCTGACCGGGATCGACGAGGTGATCCCTGCATGA
- a CDS encoding WGR domain-containing protein, translating to MALAHLHRIDPQANMARFYCIDVAATLFGDVSVLRTWGRIGTHGRTSFETCTTVEDAEISATLTLREKMRRGYLPAGQMLPPDLAV from the coding sequence TTGGCTCTGGCACATCTGCACCGCATCGACCCTCAGGCCAACATGGCGCGGTTCTACTGCATCGATGTCGCGGCGACGCTGTTCGGAGACGTCAGCGTCTTGCGAACCTGGGGCCGGATCGGAACGCACGGGCGGACGAGTTTCGAGACCTGCACCACCGTGGAAGATGCTGAGATATCCGCGACTCTGACGCTCCGTGAGAAGATGCGGCGGGGCTACTTGCCTGCCGGCCAAATGCTGCCGCCAGACCTTGCGGTGTGA
- a CDS encoding bactofilin family protein, giving the protein MKTPHGDLDRWPDPASSNARRSVFAQDLVVEGDATSSGPIEVQGNVVGSLRAPEITVAGSGRVEGSVVAHDLVVLGAVSGMISARNVQLASSAVVQADVTHEQIAIEAGAELEGRLQRKV; this is encoded by the coding sequence ATGAAGACTCCACATGGCGATTTGGACCGTTGGCCGGACCCGGCAAGTTCGAACGCTCGTCGCAGCGTCTTCGCGCAGGACCTTGTCGTCGAAGGCGATGCCACCTCCAGTGGACCGATCGAGGTCCAAGGCAATGTCGTTGGCTCACTGCGGGCGCCGGAGATCACCGTGGCTGGTTCAGGTCGTGTTGAAGGTTCCGTCGTCGCCCACGACCTCGTCGTGCTTGGGGCGGTTTCTGGAATGATCTCGGCGCGAAACGTTCAGCTCGCGTCGAGTGCAGTCGTGCAGGCAGATGTCACCCATGAGCAGATCGCCATCGAGGCAGGGGCCGAGCTGGAAGGCAGGCTTCAGCGCAAGGTCTGA
- a CDS encoding ATP-binding protein has protein sequence MPIFDYEDAEALGKIIAVDTAIVVVRVDELERLKRVQVNRLVAIQSSKAGQHLVGVVSRITRKASDATPDAEAVEADGIIELPENNLVRISLIGTLIAKLGLAENVFRRTLETVPEIDANCFALEGKRLTDFMQVISNVTGDGPQLELGKYTLDENATAFLNGNKLFQRHAIVVGSTGSGKSYTTARMLDQVAALDQANAILFDIHGEYKTLSGPEFRHLRVAGPGDLGTSVALDQGVLYLPYWLLGYEAMVSLFVDRSDQNAPNQAMVMANSITDAKRKFLQDGGHSEVLANFTVDSPVPFPLKAILERLSFLDRERVEGAKPGTDKAGDFNGKLSRLIARFEAKQLDRRLGFLFQPHAECMTMEWLPKLAHLLTGSRGIQADKNGGIKIIDFSEVPSDILPLMVSLIARLIFNITQWTPADARHPVALFCDEAHLYIPERAGRDGVDDISVGIFERIAKEGRKYGMGLVVISQRPSEVNRTVLSQCNNVIAMRLTNGDDQAVIRRLLPDSLGGFGDLLPVLDVGEALVVGDASLLPTRVRVGEPRFKPNSATVEFWDRWAGDVPKAEIEKAVLSWRRQSNR, from the coding sequence ATGCCGATTTTTGATTACGAGGATGCCGAAGCGCTTGGCAAGATTATCGCCGTAGACACCGCGATCGTCGTTGTGCGCGTCGATGAGCTTGAGCGACTGAAGCGCGTTCAGGTCAACAGGCTCGTGGCGATCCAAAGTAGCAAGGCCGGGCAACATCTCGTTGGCGTTGTCTCTAGGATAACCCGGAAGGCCTCGGACGCGACACCAGACGCTGAAGCGGTGGAAGCAGATGGTATTATTGAGCTTCCTGAGAACAACCTTGTTCGTATTTCGTTGATAGGCACGTTGATTGCTAAACTTGGACTGGCCGAAAACGTCTTCAGGCGCACTCTGGAAACCGTGCCAGAAATTGACGCGAACTGCTTTGCCCTCGAGGGAAAGCGCCTTACGGACTTCATGCAGGTCATATCAAACGTTACGGGCGACGGACCGCAGCTTGAGCTGGGAAAATACACGCTCGATGAGAACGCCACAGCGTTTCTGAATGGCAACAAGCTCTTTCAAAGGCATGCGATTGTGGTCGGAAGTACCGGCTCAGGAAAGTCCTACACAACGGCTCGGATGCTGGATCAAGTAGCCGCTCTGGATCAAGCCAACGCTATTCTCTTCGACATTCATGGGGAATACAAAACGCTCAGTGGACCTGAATTCCGACACCTGCGGGTCGCTGGACCTGGTGATTTAGGGACTAGTGTAGCTCTAGATCAGGGCGTGCTCTATCTTCCCTACTGGCTTCTTGGCTACGAAGCCATGGTGTCGCTTTTTGTTGACCGTTCTGACCAGAACGCACCAAATCAGGCGATGGTAATGGCGAACAGTATTACTGACGCCAAGCGAAAATTCCTGCAGGATGGCGGCCATTCAGAAGTTTTAGCGAACTTCACGGTGGATAGTCCGGTTCCGTTTCCGCTGAAGGCTATACTCGAGCGCCTCTCATTTTTGGACAGGGAGAGAGTTGAGGGTGCCAAGCCTGGCACAGACAAGGCTGGAGACTTTAACGGCAAGCTCAGTCGCTTGATCGCGCGATTTGAGGCGAAACAACTTGATCGACGGCTAGGGTTCCTTTTCCAACCTCATGCAGAATGCATGACCATGGAATGGTTGCCTAAACTGGCGCACTTGCTGACAGGTAGTAGAGGTATTCAGGCCGACAAGAATGGTGGAATCAAGATCATCGACTTTTCAGAGGTGCCATCGGACATTTTACCTTTGATGGTCAGCCTGATCGCACGGCTTATTTTCAATATCACGCAATGGACGCCTGCCGATGCGCGTCATCCTGTTGCGCTATTCTGTGATGAAGCTCATCTCTACATCCCCGAGCGCGCGGGACGTGACGGGGTTGACGACATCTCGGTCGGCATCTTCGAACGGATCGCAAAGGAAGGACGGAAGTACGGCATGGGCTTGGTAGTCATCAGCCAGCGGCCTTCCGAGGTCAATCGCACAGTCCTGAGCCAGTGCAACAACGTAATTGCCATGCGCCTGACGAACGGAGACGATCAAGCGGTTATTCGGCGGCTCCTCCCTGACAGCCTTGGAGGGTTCGGGGACCTGCTTCCTGTTCTAGACGTAGGCGAAGCTCTTGTTGTCGGCGACGCAAGCCTTCTGCCTACGCGGGTTCGGGTCGGCGAGCCAAGGTTCAAGCCAAACAGCGCGACAGTTGAATTCTGGGATCGATGGGCTGGGGATGTCCCGAAGGCAGAGATTGAGAAGGCTGTTTTGTCTTGGCGACGTCAGAGTAACCGCTAG
- a CDS encoding SIR2 family protein, whose product MSDDRTVLEAVARAAQACFQQHPVVILGSGASVPHKIRGMGELATFLLENVTASEGQEADAWLLIRTALANGDGLEEALLKTAAPPSLVQKIVALTWKAIAVDDLGVMSRAIQGEETFHLSRLIQGMLRTTHTVMNIVTPNYDRVAEYATDMVGYIHATGFVPGFIRTREGTDAVTIRRGAHPARTVRIWKVHGSLDWFAGPKGQVVSLPISAELPDKFDPLIVTPGVSKFERTHDEPFRSAIQGADAALEAASSFLCVGYGFRDRHIQPKIVERCLQRNVPIVILARTLTDEAKNFLAGSAGQAYLALERDGEGTRIYSPDHPAGITVARSDVWSLENFNNLVL is encoded by the coding sequence ATGAGTGATGACCGCACGGTACTTGAGGCGGTCGCCCGCGCAGCGCAAGCCTGCTTCCAGCAACACCCGGTCGTGATCTTGGGCAGCGGGGCTTCTGTTCCACACAAAATAAGAGGAATGGGCGAGCTCGCAACTTTTCTCTTGGAAAATGTCACCGCCTCCGAAGGTCAAGAGGCGGACGCTTGGCTGTTGATCCGCACTGCGTTGGCTAACGGTGATGGGCTTGAGGAAGCACTCTTGAAAACAGCGGCGCCGCCCTCGCTAGTGCAAAAGATCGTAGCGCTGACATGGAAGGCGATTGCGGTAGACGACCTGGGCGTCATGTCGAGGGCCATTCAGGGCGAGGAGACTTTTCACCTGTCTCGGCTAATCCAAGGGATGCTCCGCACGACCCATACGGTTATGAACATCGTCACGCCTAACTATGATCGGGTCGCCGAGTATGCGACTGATATGGTGGGCTACATTCACGCGACCGGCTTCGTTCCTGGCTTTATTCGCACGAGAGAGGGAACCGACGCGGTTACGATCCGGCGGGGTGCACATCCAGCAAGGACAGTCAGAATTTGGAAAGTGCATGGCTCGCTTGATTGGTTTGCAGGCCCGAAAGGTCAAGTTGTTTCCTTGCCTATATCGGCTGAGTTGCCCGATAAATTCGATCCGCTAATCGTGACACCAGGAGTAAGCAAATTCGAGCGAACCCATGATGAGCCTTTCCGCTCAGCAATCCAAGGTGCAGACGCTGCTCTAGAAGCAGCGTCGTCTTTTCTTTGCGTCGGATATGGGTTCCGAGATCGTCATATCCAACCGAAGATCGTTGAAAGGTGCCTACAAAGGAATGTACCCATCGTGATTTTGGCCCGGACGCTGACAGACGAAGCGAAGAACTTCCTCGCTGGGAGCGCAGGGCAAGCTTATTTGGCTCTTGAACGGGACGGCGAAGGCACGCGCATCTACTCTCCGGACCACCCAGCTGGAATTACGGTTGCGCGCTCCGATGTCTGGTCACTGGAAAACTTTAATAATCTAGTTCTGTGA